From one uncultured Bacteroides sp. genomic stretch:
- a CDS encoding DUF1349 domain-containing protein: protein MKTNKKTISILFTLLITQIISAQTLEKMQWYNEPEQWEIKDKTVSMYVTPQSDYWRISHYGFTVDDAPFYYSTYGGEFEAKVKITGEYKARFDQAGLMLRIDPENYIKAGIEFVDEKFNLSTVVTHKTSDWSVITIDKPVSYVWIKAIRRLDAVEIFYSFDDKNYTMMRNAWLKDNTPVMVGIMAACPDGKGFNVKFEYFKVKHLPDMRRLEWLKRNVEK, encoded by the coding sequence ATGAAGACAAATAAAAAAACTATTTCAATATTATTTACACTGCTTATAACACAAATAATATCTGCTCAAACATTAGAAAAGATGCAATGGTACAATGAACCTGAACAATGGGAAATTAAGGATAAGACTGTTTCAATGTATGTCACTCCGCAAAGCGATTATTGGCGTATCTCTCATTATGGATTTACAGTTGATGACGCCCCTTTCTATTATTCAACATACGGCGGTGAATTTGAAGCAAAAGTAAAGATTACAGGTGAGTATAAAGCACGATTCGACCAAGCCGGACTAATGCTCCGCATTGATCCTGAGAATTACATTAAAGCTGGTATTGAGTTTGTGGACGAAAAATTTAACCTGAGCACTGTAGTTACTCATAAAACAAGCGACTGGAGTGTTATTACAATAGATAAGCCCGTTTCTTATGTCTGGATTAAAGCCATCAGACGACTAGATGCTGTTGAAATATTCTATTCGTTTGATGACAAGAATTACACTATGATGCGGAATGCATGGTTAAAAGATAACACTCCTGTAATGGTTGGAATCATGGCTGCCTGTCCTGACGGTAAAGGATTTAATGTAAAATTTGAGTATTTCAAAGTGAAACATTTACCTGATATGCGCAGGTTGGAATGGTTGAAGAGAAATGTAGAAAAATAG